A section of the Enterobacter sp. C2 genome encodes:
- the garK gene encoding glycerate 2-kinase: MKIVIAPDSYKESLSATEVAQAIEKGFREIFPDAHYVSVPVADGGEGTVEAMIAATQGAEHTASVTGPLGERVDARWGMSGDGHTAFIEMAAASGLALVPPELRNPLITTSRGTGELILHALEHGARNIIIGIGGSATNDGGAGMVQALGAKLCDANGTEIGHGGGSLMSLNTIDISGLDPRLALCTIRVACDVNNPLTGEQGASRIFGPQKGATDAQIVELDNNLSHYADVIKKSLRVDVKEVPGAGAAGGMGAALMAFLGAELKSGIEIVTQALNLEEHIHDCTLVVTGEGRIDSQSIHGKVPVGVAKVAKKYHKPVIGIAGSLTHDVGVVHHYGIDAVFSVLTSIGTLEEAFRGAFDNIYRASRNIAATLRVGMLTEG; encoded by the coding sequence ATGAAAATCGTAATTGCCCCAGACTCTTACAAGGAAAGCCTGTCTGCTACCGAGGTAGCCCAGGCGATAGAAAAAGGATTTCGGGAAATTTTTCCGGATGCACACTACGTCTCCGTTCCGGTCGCCGACGGTGGAGAAGGCACGGTTGAGGCGATGATCGCCGCTACCCAGGGCGCGGAGCATACGGCGTCGGTGACCGGCCCGCTGGGCGAGCGCGTAGACGCCCGCTGGGGCATGTCCGGCGACGGTCACACTGCGTTTATCGAGATGGCCGCCGCGAGCGGGCTGGCTCTCGTTCCCCCTGAATTACGTAATCCGTTGATTACCACCTCGCGCGGCACCGGGGAGCTGATCCTGCACGCGCTGGAGCACGGCGCGCGAAATATCATTATTGGCATCGGCGGCAGCGCCACCAACGACGGCGGCGCAGGTATGGTCCAGGCGCTGGGCGCGAAGCTGTGCGATGCTAACGGTACCGAGATTGGCCACGGCGGCGGCAGCCTGATGAGCCTCAACACCATTGATATTAGCGGGCTGGATCCGCGCCTGGCCTTATGCACTATCCGCGTTGCCTGCGATGTCAACAATCCCCTGACGGGGGAGCAGGGCGCATCGCGTATCTTTGGCCCACAGAAAGGGGCTACCGATGCGCAGATTGTTGAGCTGGATAACAACCTCAGCCACTATGCCGACGTGATTAAAAAATCCCTGCGCGTGGATGTTAAAGAGGTACCCGGCGCAGGCGCGGCGGGCGGTATGGGCGCGGCGCTGATGGCTTTCCTTGGCGCAGAGCTTAAGAGCGGCATTGAGATCGTTACCCAGGCGCTGAACCTGGAAGAGCATATTCACGACTGTACGCTGGTGGTCACCGGCGAGGGTCGCATCGACAGCCAGAGTATTCACGGCAAGGTGCCCGTGGGCGTGGCGAAGGTGGCTAAGAAATACCATAAGCCGGTGATTGGCATTGCGGGCAGTCTGACCCATGACGTGGGCGTGGTTCATCACTATGGCATCGATGCGGTGTTTAGCGTGCTGACCAGCATCGGCACGCTGGAAGAGGCCTTCCGCGGCGCATTCGACAATATCTACCGCGCTTCACGCAACATTGCCGCCACCCTGCGGGTCGGGATGTTGACGGAGGGGTGA
- a CDS encoding MFS transporter, translating to MILDTAVESKKGMPTRYLILLIIFIVTAINYADRATLSIAGTEVAKELQLSAVSMGYIFSAFGWAYLLMQIPGGWLLDRYGSKKVYTYSLFFWSLFTFLQGFVDVFPLAWAGVSMFIMRFMLGFSEAPSFPANARIVAAWFPTKERGTASAIFNSAQYFSLALFSPLLGWLTFAWGWEHVFTVMGVIGFVLTGMWVKFIHNPTDHPNMSANELEYITKGGAVVDMDHKKPGAAVAGPKMHYIKQLLTNRMMLGVFFGQYFINTITWFFLTWFPIYLVQEKGMSILKVGLVASIPALCGFAGGVLGGVFSDHLIKRGATITLARKLPIVLGMLLASSIILCNYTDNTTLVVTLMALAFFGKGFGALGWPVISDTAPKEIVGLCGGVFNVFGNVASIVTPLVIGYLVSELHSFNAALVFVGCSALMAMFCYLFVVGDIKRMELRN from the coding sequence ATGATATTAGATACTGCCGTTGAGTCAAAAAAGGGTATGCCTACCCGCTATTTAATCTTGCTCATTATCTTTATCGTTACGGCGATTAACTATGCGGACCGCGCAACCCTCTCTATCGCCGGGACCGAAGTGGCCAAAGAGCTGCAGCTCAGCGCCGTCTCCATGGGCTATATCTTCTCCGCTTTCGGCTGGGCTTACCTGCTGATGCAGATCCCCGGCGGCTGGCTGCTGGACCGTTACGGTTCGAAGAAAGTCTACACCTACAGCCTCTTTTTCTGGTCGCTGTTCACCTTCCTGCAAGGGTTTGTTGACGTCTTTCCGCTGGCCTGGGCTGGCGTGTCGATGTTCATCATGCGCTTTATGCTTGGCTTCTCTGAAGCCCCCTCATTCCCGGCGAACGCCCGCATCGTTGCCGCGTGGTTCCCGACCAAAGAGCGCGGTACGGCGTCGGCTATTTTCAACTCTGCCCAGTACTTCTCTCTGGCACTCTTTTCCCCGCTGCTGGGCTGGCTGACCTTTGCCTGGGGCTGGGAGCATGTGTTTACGGTGATGGGCGTGATTGGCTTTGTGTTGACCGGCATGTGGGTGAAGTTTATCCATAATCCTACCGACCATCCGAATATGTCAGCCAACGAGCTGGAGTACATCACCAAGGGCGGCGCGGTGGTCGATATGGACCATAAAAAGCCGGGTGCGGCAGTTGCTGGGCCTAAAATGCACTACATCAAGCAATTATTGACCAACCGCATGATGCTGGGTGTGTTCTTCGGCCAGTATTTTATCAACACCATTACCTGGTTCTTCCTCACCTGGTTCCCTATCTACCTGGTGCAGGAGAAAGGGATGTCGATTCTGAAAGTGGGCCTCGTGGCCTCTATCCCGGCGCTGTGCGGCTTTGCAGGCGGCGTGCTGGGCGGGGTCTTCTCGGATCACCTGATCAAACGTGGCGCAACCATCACCCTGGCGCGTAAGCTGCCTATTGTGCTGGGCATGCTGCTGGCGTCGAGCATCATTCTGTGTAACTACACCGATAACACCACCCTGGTGGTCACGCTGATGGCCTTGGCATTCTTCGGAAAAGGGTTTGGTGCCCTCGGTTGGCCGGTGATCTCCGATACCGCGCCAAAAGAGATTGTTGGACTGTGCGGCGGGGTATTTAACGTGTTTGGCAACGTGGCCTCCATTGTCACCCCGCTAGTAATTGGTTACCTGGTCAGCGAGCTGCACTCCTTTAACGCTGCTCTGGTGTTCGTCGGCTGTTCAGCCCTGATGGCGATGTTCTGCTACCTGTTCGTGGTGGGCGACATCAAGCGTATGGAACTGCGGAATTAA
- a CDS encoding Fic family protein translates to MSRYQPPFTITPPILNLVIEIGELLGHWAAQTGRASPLLRKENRIRTIQASLAIEHNSLSAEQVTAIMDGKRVLAPAKDIQEVRNAILAYDHLSSWGKGRLSDLLSAHRILMAGLVDNPGNLRQNDVGIYRDRMLIHMAPPASQVSRLVGELLNWLDSTDLHPLIASSIFHYEFEFIHPFADGNGRMGRLWQTLILSTWRPEMAWLPVETLIHYQQERYYQVLGECDRASDCTLFIEFMLGNIAAALKEGLNSASTMSEEMSEEMSEEKVLALSPKAQAYLVWLRRHPTSTIADMAARFGVTTRTVERQLQTLQKQGRLERIGSTKGGYWHLVD, encoded by the coding sequence ATGAGCCGCTATCAGCCGCCGTTTACCATTACGCCGCCAATCCTGAATTTAGTGATTGAAATAGGGGAGCTGCTTGGACACTGGGCTGCCCAGACCGGGCGCGCCTCTCCTCTGCTGCGTAAAGAGAACCGGATCCGCACTATTCAGGCCTCGCTGGCGATCGAGCATAACAGCTTAAGCGCTGAGCAGGTCACGGCGATTATGGACGGTAAACGCGTGCTGGCCCCGGCAAAAGATATCCAGGAGGTCAGAAACGCTATTTTGGCATATGACCATCTCTCCAGCTGGGGTAAAGGACGGCTTAGCGATCTGCTTTCAGCACACCGTATTCTCATGGCCGGGCTAGTTGATAATCCCGGCAATCTCCGGCAAAACGATGTCGGTATCTATCGCGACAGGATGCTCATCCACATGGCTCCGCCAGCCTCACAGGTTTCCCGGCTGGTCGGTGAACTACTTAACTGGCTGGACAGTACCGATCTGCATCCGCTCATCGCCAGCTCTATTTTTCATTATGAGTTCGAGTTTATTCACCCTTTCGCCGACGGCAACGGGCGTATGGGACGCCTATGGCAAACGTTGATCCTGAGCACCTGGCGGCCTGAGATGGCCTGGCTACCGGTAGAAACGCTGATCCATTACCAGCAAGAGCGTTATTACCAGGTATTAGGCGAGTGCGACAGGGCCAGTGACTGCACTCTGTTTATCGAGTTTATGCTGGGAAACATTGCAGCGGCGCTGAAAGAGGGGCTAAATTCAGCGTCAACGATGTCGGAAGAAATGTCGGAAGAAATGTCGGAAGAAAAGGTGCTTGCGTTGTCACCTAAAGCGCAGGCGTATCTTGTTTGGCTCCGTCGGCACCCTACCAGTACGATTGCCGACATGGCTGCACGCTTTGGCGTAACGACACGCACGGTGGAGCGTCAGCTCCAGACGCTGCAAAAACAGGGCAGGCTGGAGCGCATCGGTTCAACGAAAGGCGGCTACTGGCATCTTGTCGACTAG
- the garR gene encoding 2-hydroxy-3-oxopropionate reductase: protein MTLKVGFIGLGIMGKPMSKNLIKAGYSLVVSDRNPEAIAEVIAAGAETASTAKEIAERCDVIITMLPNSPHVKEVALGEGGIIEGAKAGTVLIDMSSIAPLASREISDALQAKGVQMLDAPVSGGEPKAIDGTLSVMVGGDKALFDKYYDLLKAMAGSVVHTGDIGAGNVTKLANQVIVALNIAAMSEALSLATKAGVNPDLVFQAIRGGLAGSTVLEAKAPMVLDRNFKPGFRIDLHIKDLANALDTSHGVGAQLPLTAAVMEMMQALRADGHGNDDHSALACYYEKLAKVEISR from the coding sequence ATGACACTGAAAGTTGGTTTTATTGGCCTGGGCATCATGGGTAAACCAATGAGTAAAAACCTCATTAAAGCCGGTTACTCGCTGGTGGTTTCTGACCGTAATCCTGAGGCTATTGCTGAAGTAATTGCCGCCGGTGCAGAAACTGCCTCAACGGCAAAAGAGATTGCCGAGCGGTGTGATGTGATCATCACCATGCTGCCAAACTCCCCGCACGTGAAAGAGGTGGCGCTGGGCGAAGGCGGCATTATCGAAGGGGCGAAAGCGGGTACCGTGCTGATCGACATGAGCTCCATCGCACCGCTGGCCAGCCGTGAAATCAGCGACGCCCTGCAGGCGAAAGGCGTACAGATGCTTGATGCGCCGGTTAGCGGCGGCGAGCCGAAAGCGATCGATGGCACGCTCTCCGTAATGGTGGGCGGCGACAAGGCGCTGTTCGATAAATACTACGACCTGCTGAAAGCGATGGCGGGCTCGGTGGTGCACACCGGCGACATCGGCGCGGGCAACGTTACCAAGCTGGCAAACCAGGTGATCGTGGCGCTGAACATTGCCGCCATGTCTGAAGCGCTGAGTCTGGCGACCAAGGCTGGCGTAAACCCGGATCTGGTGTTCCAGGCAATCCGTGGCGGCCTGGCCGGCAGCACCGTGCTGGAAGCGAAAGCGCCGATGGTGCTGGATCGTAACTTCAAGCCGGGCTTCCGTATCGATCTGCACATCAAAGATCTGGCCAACGCGCTGGATACCTCTCACGGCGTGGGCGCGCAGCTGCCGCTGACCGCAGCGGTGATGGAGATGATGCAGGCGCTGCGTGCTGACGGTCACGGCAACGACGACCATAGCGCCCTTGCGTGCTACTACGAAAAACTGGCGAAAGTGGAAATCTCTCGCTAA
- the garD gene encoding galactarate dehydratase — MADIEIRQESPTAFYIKVHETDNVAIIVNDNGLRAGTRFPDGLELIEHIPQGHKVALVDIPAHGDIVRYGEVIGYAVRDIVRGSWIDESTVALPTAPPLETLPLATKVPDPMPALEGYTFEGYRNADGSVGTKNLLGITTSVHCVAGVVDYVVKIIERDLLPKYPNVDGVVGLNHLYGCGVAINAPAAVVPIRTIHNIALNPNFGGEVMVVGLGCEKLQPERLLQGTEDVQAIPVDSASIVRLQDEQHVGFRSMVDDILQVAERHLIKLNARQRETCPASELVVGMQCGGSDAFSGVTANPAVGYASDLLVRCGATVMFSEVTEVRDAIHLLTPRAINEEVGKRLLEEMAWYDNYLDMGKTDRSANPSPGNKKGGLANVVEKALGSIAKSGQSAIVEVLSPGQRPTKRGLIYAATPASDFVCGTQQVASGITVQVFTTGRGTPYGLVAVPVIKMATRTELANRWYDLMDINAGTIATGEESIEDVGWKLFHFILDVASGRKKTFSDQWGLHNQLAVFNPAPVT; from the coding sequence ATGGCCGACATCGAAATTAGACAAGAATCGCCAACGGCGTTTTATATTAAGGTTCATGAAACCGATAACGTGGCGATTATTGTCAATGACAATGGCTTAAGAGCCGGGACCCGTTTCCCGGATGGGCTTGAACTGATTGAGCATATTCCGCAGGGACATAAAGTCGCGCTGGTGGATATTCCCGCGCACGGCGACATCGTCCGCTACGGGGAGGTGATCGGCTATGCGGTGCGCGATATTGTCCGAGGCAGCTGGATCGACGAATCCACCGTAGCGCTACCAACAGCGCCGCCGCTGGAGACCCTGCCGCTGGCAACCAAAGTACCGGATCCGATGCCTGCCCTTGAGGGTTACACCTTCGAAGGTTACCGCAACGCCGACGGCAGCGTCGGTACCAAAAACCTGCTCGGGATCACCACCAGCGTGCACTGCGTCGCGGGCGTGGTGGACTACGTAGTTAAAATTATCGAGCGCGACCTGCTGCCGAAATACCCCAACGTTGATGGCGTGGTTGGCCTGAATCACCTCTACGGCTGCGGCGTGGCGATCAACGCCCCGGCGGCGGTGGTGCCTATTCGCACTATCCACAACATCGCCCTGAACCCCAACTTTGGTGGCGAAGTGATGGTGGTTGGTCTCGGCTGTGAGAAGCTTCAGCCGGAACGCCTGCTGCAGGGAACGGAAGACGTGCAGGCGATCCCCGTCGACAGCGCCAGCATTGTGCGTTTGCAAGATGAACAGCACGTCGGCTTCCGCTCGATGGTGGACGATATTCTTCAGGTTGCCGAGCGCCACCTGATTAAGCTGAATGCTCGCCAGCGCGAAACCTGCCCGGCTTCAGAGCTGGTGGTAGGCATGCAGTGCGGGGGCAGCGACGCCTTCTCTGGTGTGACGGCCAACCCCGCGGTGGGCTATGCCTCTGACCTGCTGGTCCGCTGCGGTGCGACGGTGATGTTCTCGGAAGTCACCGAGGTGCGCGATGCTATCCATCTGCTCACCCCGCGCGCTATCAACGAGGAAGTGGGCAAGCGCCTGCTGGAAGAGATGGCCTGGTACGATAACTATCTCGATATGGGCAAAACCGACCGCAGCGCCAACCCCTCTCCGGGCAACAAAAAAGGTGGCCTGGCGAACGTGGTTGAAAAAGCGCTTGGCTCCATTGCCAAGTCGGGACAGAGCGCCATCGTGGAAGTGCTTTCGCCGGGCCAGCGGCCAACTAAGCGCGGCCTGATCTACGCGGCGACGCCTGCCAGCGACTTTGTCTGTGGTACGCAGCAGGTAGCCTCCGGGATCACCGTTCAGGTGTTCACCACCGGGCGCGGTACGCCGTACGGTCTGGTGGCGGTGCCGGTGATCAAGATGGCGACCCGTACCGAGCTGGCTAACCGCTGGTACGATCTGATGGATATCAACGCCGGAACGATCGCGACCGGGGAAGAGAGCATTGAGGACGTGGGCTGGAAGCTGTTCCACTTTATTCTCGACGTCGCCAGCGGCCGCAAGAAAACCTTCTCGGATCAGTGGGGCCTGCACAACCAGTTGGCGGTGTTTAACCCGGCGCCGGTAACGTGA
- the garL gene encoding 2-dehydro-3-deoxyglucarate aldolase, which produces MTNDIFPNKFKAALAAHQIQIGCWSALASPISTEVLGLAGFDWLVLDGEHAPNDVTTFIPQLMALKGSSSAPVVRAPANDPIAIKRLLDIGFYNFLIPFVESEEEAVLAVASTRYPPEGIRGVSVSHRANMFGTVPDYFGQANKNITILVQIESQQGVDNVDAIAATDGVDGIFVGPSDLAAALGHLGKASHPEVQRCIQHIFARAKAHGKPSGILAPVEADARRYLEWGATFVAVGSDLGVFRAGTQRLADSFKK; this is translated from the coding sequence ATGACTAACGATATCTTCCCAAACAAATTCAAGGCTGCGCTGGCAGCGCATCAGATTCAGATTGGCTGCTGGTCCGCGCTGGCAAGCCCGATCAGCACCGAGGTGCTGGGCCTGGCGGGCTTTGACTGGTTGGTACTCGACGGCGAACACGCGCCGAACGATGTCACGACCTTTATCCCGCAGCTGATGGCCCTCAAGGGCAGCAGCAGCGCGCCGGTGGTTCGCGCCCCGGCTAACGATCCGATTGCCATTAAGCGCCTGCTTGATATCGGCTTTTACAACTTCCTGATCCCGTTTGTCGAGAGCGAAGAGGAAGCCGTGCTGGCGGTGGCCTCAACCCGCTATCCGCCGGAAGGCATTCGCGGCGTATCGGTCTCCCATCGCGCCAACATGTTTGGCACCGTGCCGGACTACTTTGGCCAGGCGAATAAAAACATCACCATTCTGGTACAGATTGAGAGCCAGCAGGGCGTGGATAACGTTGATGCCATCGCCGCCACCGACGGCGTGGATGGGATCTTCGTCGGCCCAAGCGACCTTGCTGCCGCGCTGGGCCACTTAGGCAAAGCATCCCACCCGGAAGTACAGCGCTGCATTCAGCACATTTTTGCCCGTGCGAAAGCGCACGGTAAGCCGAGCGGCATCCTCGCGCCGGTAGAGGCCGATGCGCGCCGTTACCTGGAGTGGGGCGCAACCTTCGTTGCCGTAGGGAGTGACCTGGGCGTATTCCGCGCCGGAACCCAGCGTTTAGCTGATTCATTTAAGAAATAA